The genomic DNA GCCGACCGCCCGCTCCGGGGTGATCCGGATGACGACCCGATCGTCGGCGATCATCGCCTGCCGATAATCATCCCAGTCAGGGTGCTCCCCGGCGATGGCCCGGTAGGTGGCCACCAGCAGTTCCAGGGCCGGTTCCGGTCCGTTCGGCCCGTGCTGGTCGACGATCTCCGCCGGGCCGTCGACCTGCACCCAGTGGCCGTAAAAGGCGTCGGGAAGCAGGAGCACGGAGGCCCGCGGGTCGCGCCGGAGGTGGCGGACCTTGGCCCGCGGCGCCTGGCTGGAGATGCAGATCCGGCCGTCGACCACCCCGGCGTTCACCGGGGACATCTGCGGCTCACCGTTGCGGCGGCGGGTGAGCAGCACGGCGTGGTCGTTGGACCGGACGAAGTCGAGCGCGGCAGTCAATTCCATCACCCGAGTGTCCCGCCGACCGGCCCGCCCGGCCCGCCCGATCGGCCTGGTTGATCACCGGTTGGGGGAGGTTCCTCCGCTACCGTGGTCACCGCCCGGACCGGGCACCCGATCAGGACCGAACCGACCCGTTGCGTCGGAGAAGCGAGGCGAGGACGTGGCCGACCAGGCCCCCGGCCCCGGAGCCCATCTGCTCGACCTGATCCGGACGACGACACCACCTCTGCACCCGGGCGGGCGGCCCATCGTCCTCGGCGCTGCCGCGGCTACGGTGGCCGCCCGGATCGCCCTCCGATCGGTCGGGCTGAAGCGGACCGGACGGACCGTCGGACGGATCGGCGCGCTGGCCACCCTGGGCTCGGCCGCCTTCTTCCGCGCTCCGGTGCGGGTCGCCCCGGCCGACACGGACGTCGTGGTCGCCCCCGCGGACGGTCTGATCTCGCTCCTGCAGGACGCCGCCCCGCCGCCCGAGCTCGGTCTGGAACCGACGCCCCGCCCCCGGGTGTCGATCTTCCTCTCGGTGTTCGACGTGCACGTGCAGCGGTTCCCGGTGTCCGGGACGGTGCGGGCGGTGGCGTACCGGCCGGGCAAGTTCCTGTCGGCCGACCTCGACAAGGCCTCCGACGTCAACGAACGCAACTCCGTCGTCCTGGACACCGCACACGGCGAGGTGGTCGTCACCCAGATCGCCGGGCTCATCGCCCGCCGCATCGTCTGCGACACCGCGGCCGGCCACGCCGCCCCGCTGGGCGCGACCTACGGGCTGATCCGCTTCGGGTCCCGGGTCGACACCTACCTGCCGGTCGGCACGGAGTTCGCCGTGCAGCGGGGACAGCGCGCGGTGGGTGGGGAGACCGTCCTGGCCCGGTGGGAACGTCCCTGATGGAGAGCGAGGCGCGACCCCAGGTTCCGGGCGTCCGTTTCCTGCCCAACGCCATCACCGTCCTGGCTCTGTGCTCCGGGTTGAGCGCCGTCGCCTTCGGCCTGAACCAGCAGTGGCTGCTGGCCGTCGGCGCCATCGCCGCCGCCGGCGTCCTGGACTCGCTGGACGGCCCCGCCGCCCGGCTACTCAACTCGACCAGCCGGATCGGCGCCGAGCTCGATTCCCTCTCGGACTGCATCTCCTTCGGCGTCGCCCCCGCCCTGGTCACCTACATCTGGCTGCTGCGCGACGAGGGCCGCGCCTACGGCTGGGTGGTCTGCCTGCTGTTCGCGGTGTGCGCCGCCCTGCGCCTGGCCCGCTTCAACTCGCTGCTGGACGACGAACCCAAACCGTGGGCCCGGGGATTCTTCACCGGCGTCCCCGCGCCCGCCGGCGGTCTGCTGTCGCAGGTGCCGTTGCTGCTGTACCTGCGGTTCGACGACGGCTTCTGGAGCCGCCCCGTGCCAGTCGCGCTGTGGATGGTCCTGGTGGGCGTGCTGATGGTCTCCCGCATCCCGTCGATCGCCCTGAAGTCGGTGCGCGTCGCACCGCAGGCCATCGTGCCGATGCTGCTGATCCTGCTGGTCGGCGTCGGGTTCCTGGTCATCGAACCCGAGATCGTCGCCGTCGCCGGGCTGCTGGTGTATCTGCTGCACCTGCCGTACGCGGGGTGGAAGTACCAGCACCTGCGCCGGCACCCCGAGCTGTGGCCGCAACCGAAGTCGCGGCGGCCCCGCCGGTCCAGCCGGGTGCGCCTGCGGATGCCCCGCCGCCGCCGGGTGGCCGGGCGGCTGCCCGACGGGAGCGTCCAGCTGCGGCTGGCGCCCCGCACGCCACGTCCCCCGCGGCCCCGGCCGACCGGGAAGGCCCAGCGGCCGGGTGGCTCGGACCAGACCTGAGGCGGGTGGCTCAGACCTCGAAGCCGAGTCGCCGCGCCGAACGGGCCCGCTGTCGGCTGCTGCGCAGTCGGCGCAGACGCCGGACCAGCAGCGGGTCCTCGGCCAGGGCGGCCGGGTTGTCGATGATGCCGTTGAGCACCTGGTAGTAGCGGGTGGGCGACAGGTCGAACATCTCCTTGATGGCCTGTTCCTTGGCCCCGGCAAACTGCCACCACTTGCGCTCGAAGGCCAGGATGTCCCGGTCCCGCCGGGACAACGGATCCCCGATGCCGGAGCCGGTCGTCGCGTCCGGCCCGTCGGTGGTGGTCCGAGTCGGCTCGGCCGAGGCCGCCGCTCCGTCCATCGCTTGCTCCCTGCACCCATCGCGTCGCGGCCCGGAGGCCCCGAATCACACGCCTGTCATTCCGCCGGTCCATTGCAACACACGGCACCGACAGGACACGCGCCCGCCGCACGCCCCATCCGGGTCGGCCGACGGAGTCGAGCGGTCACCCGTACGTCGGGTGCTGCGGCCAGCCGGACGGCGAGTCCTCCCAGTCCTCCTGCCGGCCGTAGACGGTGCGGTCGAGGACCGCGTAGTGGAACAGCATCGGCTCCACTCCGCGCGCGGCGGTCCGGTACGTGCGGTAGACGTCGTCTCCGTCGCGTAGGAACGTCGAGAAATGGAAGTAGCCGGTGCCCCAGTCGGCGTCCCAGCTCGTGCCGCCCGACGACGCGAACGGCACCGTCCACCCCCGGCTCGCGGCGTAGGGCTCGAACTGGGCACGCGGCATGTTCGACACGGTGATCCAGCTGACGCCCCGCTCGGCCAGCCGGGCCAGCGCCGCCGGCGGGACGTTGTCGGTGAACTGGGTGCAGCCCGGACAGAACTGGCCCGGTCCGTTGTCCATGAACTGGTAGAGCGCCAACTGGTCGCGGCCGGCGAACAGCTCGACCAGTGACCGTGGTCCGTCCGCCGTCTCGAAGGTGTAGTGCTGCTCGACCCGCTCCATCGGCAACCGCCGCCGCTGGGCCGCCAGGGCGTCCAGCGCGCGGGTCGCGGCCTTCTCGGCGATCAGCAGTTCGTCCCGCTGCCGCTGCCATTCGGTGCGCGACACGATGTCCGGCTTGTCCATTCCGGGACGGTAGCGCCGGAACCGTCGCCGTGCAGCCGGTCGGTCAGCCGCGCATGATCGCCGCCAGCGCGGCGGCCCGCTCGCTGGCGAACACGTCCTCCAACGAGATCGGTTGCCCGTCCGGACCGGACAGCGGCACCCGCCAGTTCGGGTACTCGTCGATGGTGCCGGGCTGGTTCTGCCCGCGCCGGTCGCCGACCATGTCGGTCAGCGAGACGCCGAGCAGGCGCGACGGCGTCCAGCTCAGGTAGCGGTGCAGCGCCTCGACCGTGGCCCGCACGTCGTCGGCGGGGGCGTCGGGCGCGTCGGGATCGAGCCCGTCGGCCGCCGCCTCGGCGGCGTGCTCGGACAGCGCTCCCCGGCGCCGCAGTTCGACCAGCCAGGCCGCGCGTTCGGCCTCGTCCGCGTCCAGTTCCTCCTCCAGGCTGCGGGTGAGCAGACCGAGCTCGTGGCGCAGCCGGACGTGGTCGCCCGCGAGATATGCCGCACTCGGCGGCAGGTCGTGGGTCGTCACCGAGGCCAGGCAGTACTCCCGCCACTTCTCGGCCGGCAGCGGGCCGATGGCCGCCCCGCCGGAGTCCAGCTCGTACTCGAACCAGAGGATCGACGTGCCGAGGATGCCGCGATCGCGCAGGTAGTCGCGCACCCACGGCTCGACGGTGCCGAGATCCTCGCCGACGATCGCGGCCTGGGCCCGCACCGCCTCCAGGGCGAGGATGCCGATGAGCGCCTCATGGTCGTACCGGACATAGGTGCCGTTCTTCGGGCCGAGCCCGGCCGGGATCCACCACAGCCGGAACATGCCGATGATGTGGTCGACCCGCAGGCCACCGGCCGACCGGAGCACGGTGGCGACCATGCTGCGGAACGGCGCGTACCCGACCTCGGCCAACCGGTCCGGCCGCCACGGCGGCTGGCTCCAGTCCTGACCGGCCTGGTTGTAGGTGTCCGGCGGGGCGCCCACCGTCATCCCGGCGGCGAAGACGTCCTGCAGCGCCCACGCGTCGGCCCCGCGGGGATGGACGCCGACAGCCAGGTCGTGCATGACCCCCAGCGCCATCCCGGCCCGGCGGGCGGTGGCCTGCGCCACGGAGAGCTGCTCGTCGAGCACCCACTGCAGCCAGCGGTACCAGTCGACCCGGTCGGCGTGGCCGGTGCGGAACGCCTGCACCGCGGTCGACCGGGGGTGCTGCAGCTCGTCCGGCCATTCCCGCCAGTCCGCCCCGTGCTCCTCGACCAGCGCACACCAGGTGGCGAAGTCCTGCAGGCCGTCGCCCTCGCGCTCGCAGTACTGGCGGTAGGCCAGCTCGCGCCCGGCCGTCCGCGGGACCGCGTGGACCAGCTCCAGCGCCCGCTGCTTGGCCGCCCACGACGGGTCGCGGAGGATCGCATCCTGCCCGGCGAGGCTCTCCCGCAGCCCCTCCTTCCCGGCAGCCACCGTGTCGCGGGCGGTCTGGTCGAGCTCCGCGAACTCCGGAATGCGCTCGGGCCGCAGATAGATCGGGTTCTGGAAGCGCCGGGTGGTCGGCAGGTACGGCGACGGTTCCAGCGGCGGGACCGGCTCGGCCGCGTGCAACGGGTTGACGAGGACGTAGCCGGCGCCCTGCCCGGCCGACCAGACGGCCAGATCGGCCAGATCGGCGGCGTCACCGACCCCCCAGGACTGCTCGGAGCGGACGCTGTACAGCTGAGCGGCGACCCCCCAGCTGCGTTGCCGCCCGAGCCGCGCCGGCAGGCCGACCCACGACGGCGTCACGATGACGCTGGCCGCCCCCTCGTCGGACGGCGACGTCGCCCGCAGCGTGTGATAGCCCAACGGGAGGTCGGCCGGCAGCCGGAACGTGGCTTCGCCGACGAGCCGGTCCCCCACCTGCCGGGGCGGCGTCCAGTTCTCCTCCTGGACGAGGTCCTCACGGGTGCCGCCCGTCTCGAGCTCCACCCAGATCGACACCGGTTCACCGTGGGTGACGTGCACGAAGACCGACGGGGACTGGCCCTGCCGGACCACCACCGTCGGGGCGAGCATGCGCCGCCACTCCCGATCGGCGATGCCGTCCGCAGCGGCCTGGGCGGCTTCCGGGGTGCCGGCGTCCACGCCCAGCGCGGCCAGGACGGCCACGATCGTCTCGCCCGGCACGGTGACGTGCGCGCCGCGCCAGTCCCAGAACTCAGTGGCGATGCCGTAGGACTCGGCCAGGCGGTGCAGCAGGGCATCGGGTGCGGTCACCGGACGATCCTCGCAAACCCCAGGTCGCCCGGGACACCCGCCCGGGCCACGTCCGTACGCTTCAGGAGGTGAGTGTCGTGACGGTCCCCTCCCTGACCCACCAGTTCGCCGCCGACCTGCCCGAACTGGCCGTCGCCTGGTCGGCCGAGCCGGTGACCGAGCCCCAACTGCTCGTACTCAACGAGGCGGTGGCCCGCGATCTCGGCCTCGATCCCGACTGGCTGCAGGGCCCGGACGGTCGCCAGTTCCTGGTCGGCGGGCTGATCCCGGACGGCGCGACCCCGGTCGCCCAGGGCTACGCCGGGCACCAGTTCGGCGGGTTCTCACCGCGCCTGGGCGACGGGCGGGCCCTGCTGCTGGGCGAGCTGACCGCCCCGGACGGGCGGGTCCGTGACCTGCACCTGAAGGGTTCCGGCCGCACGCCCTTCGCCCGGGGCGGCGACGGATTCGCCGTCATCGGCCCGATGCTGCGGGAGTACGTCATCAGCGAGGCGATGGCCGCGCTCGGCGTCCCGACGACCCGGTCGCTGGCCGTCACCGCCACCGGGCGTCCCGTCCGGCGCGAGACCATCCTGCCCGGAGCCGTGCTGACCCGGAGCGCGGCCAGCCATCTGCGGGTCGGCAGCGTGCAGTACGCCCGGGCGATCAGCGACCATACCGAGGATCTCGACCTCCTGCGGCGCCTCGTCGACCACGCCATCGTGCGGCACCACCCGCACGCCGCCGACGCCGACCGGCCGGCGCTGGCGTTGTACGAGGCGGTCGTCGCCGCACAGGCGTCCCTGGTGGCGCACTGGATGCTGATCGGCTTCGTCCACGGGGTGATGAACACCGACAACATGACGCTGTCCGGCGAGACCATCGACTACGGGCCCTGCGCCTTCCTGACGGTCTTCGACCCGGCCACCGTGTACAGCTCGATCGACACCGGCGGGCGGTACGCGTACGGCAACCAGCCGGTGGTCGCCGAGTGGAACCTGGCCCGGCTGGCCGAGGCACTGCTCCCGCTCATCGACGAGAACTCCGACCGGGCCGTCGAGCTCGCCGTCGGCGTGCTGGAGACGTTCCGCCCCCGGTACAGCGCCGCGTGGCTGGCCGGGATGCGCGACAAGCTCGGCCTGCCGGCCGGTCTGGCCGACGAGGTCGCCGCAGCCCTGTGCACCGACCTGACGGACCTGTTGCAGGCCAACCACGTCGACTACACGGCGTTCTTCCGCCGCCTCGGTCGGGCCGCCCGGGGTGAGAGCGAACCGGTGCGCGAACTGGTGCTCGACCTCGCCGCCATCGACGCCTGGCTGGACCGCTGGCGCGCGACCGGCCCGGACGGCGACCGGATGGACCGTGTCAACCCGGCCTACGTGCCCCGCAACCACCTCGTCGAGGAGGCCCTGGCCGCGGCCACCGACGGGGACCTGCAGCCGTTGGGCACGCTGCTGGACGCGATCGGTGATCCGTTCACCGAGCGGCCCGGATTCGAGCGGTACGCCGAGCCGGCCGCGTCGGACTACGGCACGTACACGACGTTCTGCGGGACCTGATCCCGGCGTCAGGGCAGGTGGGGCGGAACGACCCGCTGCAGCAGATCGACGAGTTCGGGCTGCAGGTAGTCGTAGTCGTCCCTGATCGCGAGCACGACCACCCGCTTGTCGCGGAGGTACCGCTGGAAGCGCCGCGTCAGCTCCCGCTTGTGCGACGCCTCCATGACGAAGATCAGGTCCGCCCAGGCGATGTCCTCCGGGGTGGCCACCTCTTCGGCGTCCGGCTTCAGCCCGACCGAGGCGACCTCGATCCCCGGCCGATCGCGGAACACGGCCTCAGCCGTGGGACTGCGCAGCCGGTTACGGCTGCACACGAACAGGACCCGCATCTCCCGCTTCTCGCCGGCGTACCCCATGCCCCGATGGTCCCAGGCACCCACCGTTCGCAACGGGACAGCGGGCGCGCGCTCACTCCACGGTGGGGCGGCCGGCACCCGGAACGGGGTGGGCCCGGTGACCGTTGCCCCGGCCGGTGGCCGCCGCCTGCACGAGGTCTTCTCCAGAGCCGAGGCCCTGCTGGTCGGCGGTCATCGCGTGCGACGTCGCGGTCGCTCTCGAACGACCGCTGGACACCCTGGGTCAACAATTCCAACTGGCGGTCGAGTTCAGGTCGGCGTGGGGCGGGTGCGACCGCCCTGAGGTCCTCGAGGGCCGCGCGCAGTCGGCGGGCCACCTGGGGGGAACGAGCTCCCGCGAGTCGGAGCTCGTCGAAGGCCAGCCGGACGTACCCCGTCCAGTCGAGGGCGGGCACCCGCAGCCGCACGGTTCCACGCCCGTCGCGGTGCTCGCCGGCGGGAATGTGCCGGGTGGCCAGCTGGCGCAGCGCGTCGTGCAATCGGTCGATGGCCTGCACGGTGGTGGTCGGGTCCGAGAAGGGTTCACTGACCCCGCGTTCGGCGATGTCGACGAGCTGGCGGAACGCGTACGCCGGGTCGTCCGGGTAGGAGCGCTCGTTCCCTAGCGTCACCAGGTCGGCCACGTGCCGACGGTTCAGCCGAACGCCGTCGCCGGCGTCCACGATCACCAGCGGCGCCCCCGCGCAGACGAAGTCACCCATCGCCGGCACCAGCCGGAGCGAGCAGTCCGCGGCCACCGCGGCGGCGACCAGGCCGGGCCCGTCGAACCGGACGACCACGCCCGGCTCCGGCGCCGTGATCACCTGCGGGTCCGGGTCCGCCGCCGCTGCGGGGTCGGCCGGGTAGAGCCGGTCGAGCTCCGCGTGCAGGTGGTCACCGACCAGGTCGATGAGCCCGGCGACCCGTAGGGTCTGCCCCGCGTGGTGCACGTAGAGCACGAGGGCGACGACGCTGGCCAGCATCAACAGATAGGCGAGCGGCACCGTCACCCCGGGCACGGAGCCCTGCCCGCCGTCGGCGGAGTCGTCCACCTGCGAGATCGCGAGCAGCGCGAAGACCAGCGTGGCCGCGAACAGACCGTGGGTGAGCTGGCTCGAACGGTCGCGCAGCAACGCCCCGACGATCCGGGGTGAGAACTGGCCCATGGCCAGTTGCACCGCGACCGTGACCACGGTCATCACCAGCGTGATCAAAGTGACCAGGGACGAGGCGATGGTGCTGAGCACGGTCTGTGCCGCACTGGGCGGGCCGGTCAGCCACTGCGGGACGAGGGAATTCCCGGTAACCCGGTCGATGGCGGTGGCCACCACGCACAGGCCGATCCCGGCGACCATGCAGAGGAGGGGGACGAGCCACAGGCTGTCGCGCAGGGCGATCGCGACCCTCTGCGCCCGGGGCGTCCCGGCCACCGGCGGCCGCGGGCTCGGTCGAACGTTCATCTGCACTCCCGTCCCCAGCGAGACCCTGTGTCTGCCACGTCGGGAGACGAGGGGTACCGGGCGCTGTCCCGGAAGCCAACCCCAGACCGACCGACCCGCGCATCGGTCGAACGACCGACTGTCTCGGCAGTCGTCGAGAATTTCTGCCCAAGGTCTGTCGAAATCCGGAAAGGTCGTTCGTGGAGATGGTGTCCACACCACACCCCAGGAGGAACCCGTGAAGCAGTATCTGCTGTCCGTGTACATGGTCGAGGGCGCTCCGGTGCCGGCCGAGGACGAGATCCAGCGCATGTACGCCGATGTCGACACCTTCAACAAGAAGCTGCAGACGAGCGGCCACTGGGTGTTCGCCGGCGGGCTGCACCCGGCCGATGTCGCCACGGTCGTCCAGCCGTCGGCCGGCGGTGGGATCACGACCACCGACGGTCCGTTCGCCGAGGCCAAGGAGCACATCGGCGGGTTCTGGGTCATCAAGGCCGCCGACCTCGACGAAGCCCTGCGATTGGCCGGCGAGGGCGCCGTCGCGTGCGGTGGGCCGGTCGAGGTCCGCCCGTTCCAGGACGAGCCGGAGGGCGAGTGAGCATCGAAGGCGCCCCCAGGCGACGAGGAGCGGAGCGAGCCCGGAGGCGAGCATCCCGAACCGAGCCGGAGGGCGAGTGAGCATCGAAGTGCGCCCGCGGCGCGCCGGCCGACAACGACGGAGCGAGGAACGAGCGGAGAAGGCGTCGGCCCATCGACGAGGAGCGGAGCGGGCCCGCAGGCGAGCATCCCGTACCGAGCCGGAGCGCTGATCACCGGATGTCCGGGGCGGCGATGGATCCTGTCTCGACGGTCTTCCGGGCCGAGTACGGCCGGGCCGTCGCCACCCTGACCCGTCTGCTGGGCGATATCGACAGCGCCGAGGAGGCGGTCCAGGAGGCGTTCGCGGTGGCGACCGACCGGTGGCCGAACGACGGCACCCCACCCAATCCGGGTGGGTGGATCGTCACCACCGCCCGCAACCGGGCCCTGGACCGCATCCGCCGGGAGTCGACCCGTCGACACCGGTACGAGCAGGCCTACCGGATCACCGACCACGATCCGGAGCCACGGGAGGTGGGCCCGGTGGACGACGACCGGCTGCGGCTCGTCTTCACGTGCTGCCACCCGGCTCTGGCTCCCGCCGCGCAGGTGGCGCTGACCCTTCGGCTGCTCGGCGGGTTGTCCACCGACGAGATCGCCCGCGCGTTCATGGTTCCCGAACCGACCATGGGTCAGCGCATCAGCCGGGCCAAGGCCAAGATCACGGCGGCCGGCATCCCGTACCGCATCCCACGGGACGCCGACCTGCCCGACCGGCTGCCGCCGGTGCTGGCCGTCGTGTATCTGATCTTCAACGAGGGGTACACGGCCACCACGGGGCAGGCCCTCATTCGCGACGACCTGTGCCACGAGGCGATCCGGTTGGCCCGGTTGCTGGTCGAGCTGATGCCCGACGAACCCGAGGCCCGTGGGCTGCTCGCCCTGCTGCTGCTGACCGCGGCCCGTCGTCCCGCGCGTCTGGACGACCGTGGACGGCTGGTCAGGCTGGCCGACCAGGACCGCGGCCGTTGGGACCGTCCGCTGATCATCGAGGGACATGCGATCGTCCGAGACTGTCTGCGTCGCAACAGCCCTGGGCCCTACCAGTGGCAGGCCGCCATCGCCGCCGTGCATGCTGACGCGGCCGACGCGACTCAGACCGACTGGGGCCAGATCCGCGCACTGTACGACCAGTTGCTGGCCGCCACCGGCAGTCCCGTCGTCGCGGTGAACCGGGCCGTCGCTGTGTTGGAGACCGACGGCCCGGCGGCCGCCCTGCAGGTGCTGGACGAGCTGGTCATGTCGCCGGCCGTCGACCAACTGGACCGCTACCAGCATTTCCACGCCACCCGGGCCGAGGTCCTCGCGCAACTCGATCGGCCCGCAGACGCCCGCGCCGCCTACGACCGGGCTCTGGCGCTGACGGGCAACGAGGCGGAGGCCAGGTTCCTCGGCGAACGCCAGGCCGCCCTGCCCTGACATGCGGCCGACGTCGCTCTGGCGCGCATCCCCATCGACAGTCATAATGACACTACGTCATTCTGACTGAGCCGAAGCGGGAGCGCCGATGGAACTGCAGACCCCACGAGTCGACGACACCGCACCGACCGAACGTGGTCGCGCCGCCGCCCGATCACTGGTCACGGTGCACGACGGCCTGCGCGACGAACTGGCTCAGGTCAGCCGTCTGGTCGACGAGGCGCTCGCCGGACGCGTCGACATCGCCGGAGCCCGCGGCGACCTCCAGCGGCTCGCGCTGCGCCGCCACGACTGGACGACCGGCGCCTACTGCTCGGCGCACTGCCTGGCCGTCGCCCAGCACCATTACGGCGAGGACCACGAGATCTTCCCGCTGCTCCGCAGCGCCCGACCCGACCTGGGCGATGTCCTGGATCGGCTGGAACGTGAGCACGTCGTCGTGCACGACCTGCTGGAACGCCTGGACGGCGCCCTGGTGGCCCTGGCCGTCGCGGACGCCGACGGACGCGCAGCCCTCCGACGCACGCTGGCGGAGTTCTCCACCGTCCTGCGCGCCCACCTGGCCTACGAGGAGGAGCAACTGCTCGGTCCGATGGCCCAGGTGTTCTCGTGACCGCGCCGGCGAACGGCCGACGGGTCCTGGTGGCCGGGGCGACCGGGGGTATCGGCGAAGGGGCCTGCCGGGCGCTCCTGCGGGCCGGGAACGAGGTGGTCGCGGTCGGCCGCGACGCCGCACGGCTGGACGCGCTCGCCGCGCGATTGCCCGGGCCCGTCGAGGCGGTGGTCGCCGACGTGACCGCCGCGTCCGCAGCTGCCTGGTTCACGGCCCGGGCCGGAACGTTCGACGGCGTCCTGATCGCCATCGGCGACCCCGGGCACGCGCACGGCGGAACAGTGCTCGACATCCCCGACGAGGACGTCCGACAGATGATCGAGGTCAACGAACTGGGTGGGCTGCGGGCCCTGCGCACGCTGGTCCCCCTCGTCCGGCCCGCCGGAGCCGTGGTCACCGTGCTCGGCATGAGTGCCGAGATCCCCTTCCCGCAGAACCCCCTGATGGGTTCGACCAATGCGGCCATGCGCTCGCTGCTGCGCACCCTGGCCGAACAGCTGCGTCCGACTGGAACCCGTATCTACGCGCTCGTGCTGGGCATGGTCCGCACCCGGGCCCGGCAGGCGGCCGGCATCGACAACCCCTCGTGGCTCACCGGTGACGACATCGGCCGGTACACCGACGATCTGGTCGTGGGCGACGTCCCCGCCCCCGCACAGACGCTCCGATACCTGGTCGATCCGCGGGTCGGTCCCCGTCTGGAGCCGCCCCGGCCGACCGGCTGAACGCGGTTGGATGGCGGCATGACCACCGGTGCCGACGAACCCGTCGAGGATTTCCGCCGCCGCACCGCCCGGCTGCGGCGGCACCGGACGAGCCGACGACTGGTCCAGGCGTTCTTCGACATCTCGGGCGAAGGCCCGGTGGAGAGCCTCGTCGTCGACGACATCCTGCGGGCAGCCGGGATGTCGCGGGGCACGTTCTACCGCCACTTCCCGACGATGGACGCCTTCCTCGACCACGTGGCGTTCGCCGTCGGCGCCCGGCTGAACGTCGAGATGCACGGGTGGGACGCGACCTGCCCGGACGCGGCCGAACGCCTCGGGCGGCGTCTGACCTACCAGGTTCAACGGTCGAGTACGGACCCGGTCTGCGCCGCGCTGCTCCTGCGGCTCCTGGCCCGGGACGGCTCCGTGGGCCGGCAGGCGGCAGCCCATTCGCTCGCCGATTTCCGGCAGGCCGTGGAGTCGGGCCGATTCCGGGTCCCCGACGCCACCCTGGCCGCAGATCTCGGTCACGGCCTGCTGACCGCCATCCTGCGCCGGACCGTCCGGGACGGGTTCGACGAGATCCGCATGCGCGACTCGCGTCTGGTGTTCTTCCGCGCCTTCGGCGTCGCCGATAACGACCTCGACGCCCTCGCCGACGCGGAGGGTCCGCCGCTGCCGACGACACCCCTGCGGGTCGAGGTCGTCGCCCTCTGCAGCGATCTGGCCGACACCGGCACCGGGAGCGACTGACCGGGGCCGACGTGCACGGCGACAGCCGGTCACCGACACTGGCTCCGATGAATCGCCCCCTGATCGGCGTCACCACCTACCGCCAACCCGCGACCTGGGGACGGTGGACGGAGGTGGACGCCACCCTGCTGCCGGCCGCGTACGTCGA from Nakamurella flava includes the following:
- a CDS encoding PPOX class F420-dependent oxidoreductase, coding for MELTAALDFVRSNDHAVLLTRRRNGEPQMSPVNAGVVDGRICISSQAPRAKVRHLRRDPRASVLLLPDAFYGHWVQVDGPAEIVDQHGPNGPEPALELLVATYRAIAGEHPDWDDYRQAMIADDRVVIRITPERAVGG
- a CDS encoding phosphatidylserine decarboxylase codes for the protein MADQAPGPGAHLLDLIRTTTPPLHPGGRPIVLGAAAATVAARIALRSVGLKRTGRTVGRIGALATLGSAAFFRAPVRVAPADTDVVVAPADGLISLLQDAAPPPELGLEPTPRPRVSIFLSVFDVHVQRFPVSGTVRAVAYRPGKFLSADLDKASDVNERNSVVLDTAHGEVVVTQIAGLIARRIVCDTAAGHAAPLGATYGLIRFGSRVDTYLPVGTEFAVQRGQRAVGGETVLARWERP
- a CDS encoding CDP-alcohol phosphatidyltransferase family protein → MGTSLMESEARPQVPGVRFLPNAITVLALCSGLSAVAFGLNQQWLLAVGAIAAAGVLDSLDGPAARLLNSTSRIGAELDSLSDCISFGVAPALVTYIWLLRDEGRAYGWVVCLLFAVCAALRLARFNSLLDDEPKPWARGFFTGVPAPAGGLLSQVPLLLYLRFDDGFWSRPVPVALWMVLVGVLMVSRIPSIALKSVRVAPQAIVPMLLILLVGVGFLVIEPEIVAVAGLLVYLLHLPYAGWKYQHLRRHPELWPQPKSRRPRRSSRVRLRMPRRRRVAGRLPDGSVQLRLAPRTPRPPRPRPTGKAQRPGGSDQT
- a CDS encoding DUF3263 domain-containing protein, which translates into the protein MDGAAASAEPTRTTTDGPDATTGSGIGDPLSRRDRDILAFERKWWQFAGAKEQAIKEMFDLSPTRYYQVLNGIIDNPAALAEDPLLVRRLRRLRSSRQRARSARRLGFEV
- a CDS encoding DUF899 family protein, with the translated sequence MDKPDIVSRTEWQRQRDELLIAEKAATRALDALAAQRRRLPMERVEQHYTFETADGPRSLVELFAGRDQLALYQFMDNGPGQFCPGCTQFTDNVPPAALARLAERGVSWITVSNMPRAQFEPYAASRGWTVPFASSGGTSWDADWGTGYFHFSTFLRDGDDVYRTYRTAARGVEPMLFHYAVLDRTVYGRQEDWEDSPSGWPQHPTYG
- the malQ gene encoding 4-alpha-glucanotransferase produces the protein MTAPDALLHRLAESYGIATEFWDWRGAHVTVPGETIVAVLAALGVDAGTPEAAQAAADGIADREWRRMLAPTVVVRQGQSPSVFVHVTHGEPVSIWVELETGGTREDLVQEENWTPPRQVGDRLVGEATFRLPADLPLGYHTLRATSPSDEGAASVIVTPSWVGLPARLGRQRSWGVAAQLYSVRSEQSWGVGDAADLADLAVWSAGQGAGYVLVNPLHAAEPVPPLEPSPYLPTTRRFQNPIYLRPERIPEFAELDQTARDTVAAGKEGLRESLAGQDAILRDPSWAAKQRALELVHAVPRTAGRELAYRQYCEREGDGLQDFATWCALVEEHGADWREWPDELQHPRSTAVQAFRTGHADRVDWYRWLQWVLDEQLSVAQATARRAGMALGVMHDLAVGVHPRGADAWALQDVFAAGMTVGAPPDTYNQAGQDWSQPPWRPDRLAEVGYAPFRSMVATVLRSAGGLRVDHIIGMFRLWWIPAGLGPKNGTYVRYDHEALIGILALEAVRAQAAIVGEDLGTVEPWVRDYLRDRGILGTSILWFEYELDSGGAAIGPLPAEKWREYCLASVTTHDLPPSAAYLAGDHVRLRHELGLLTRSLEEELDADEAERAAWLVELRRRGALSEHAAEAAADGLDPDAPDAPADDVRATVEALHRYLSWTPSRLLGVSLTDMVGDRRGQNQPGTIDEYPNWRVPLSGPDGQPISLEDVFASERAAALAAIMRG
- a CDS encoding protein adenylyltransferase SelO, whose protein sequence is MSVVTVPSLTHQFAADLPELAVAWSAEPVTEPQLLVLNEAVARDLGLDPDWLQGPDGRQFLVGGLIPDGATPVAQGYAGHQFGGFSPRLGDGRALLLGELTAPDGRVRDLHLKGSGRTPFARGGDGFAVIGPMLREYVISEAMAALGVPTTRSLAVTATGRPVRRETILPGAVLTRSAASHLRVGSVQYARAISDHTEDLDLLRRLVDHAIVRHHPHAADADRPALALYEAVVAAQASLVAHWMLIGFVHGVMNTDNMTLSGETIDYGPCAFLTVFDPATVYSSIDTGGRYAYGNQPVVAEWNLARLAEALLPLIDENSDRAVELAVGVLETFRPRYSAAWLAGMRDKLGLPAGLADEVAAALCTDLTDLLQANHVDYTAFFRRLGRAARGESEPVRELVLDLAAIDAWLDRWRATGPDGDRMDRVNPAYVPRNHLVEEALAAATDGDLQPLGTLLDAIGDPFTERPGFERYAEPAASDYGTYTTFCGT
- a CDS encoding low molecular weight protein tyrosine phosphatase family protein; its protein translation is MRVLFVCSRNRLRSPTAEAVFRDRPGIEVASVGLKPDAEEVATPEDIAWADLIFVMEASHKRELTRRFQRYLRDKRVVVLAIRDDYDYLQPELVDLLQRVVPPHLP